The Hydrogenobacter thermophilus TK-6 genome window below encodes:
- a CDS encoding complex I 51 kDa subunit family protein codes for MRSYPVTPNIYAETTLDMLLRRAKKPRVHLIEEYLKDGGYQALEKAINMSPEEIVDWVDKSQLRGRGGAGFPTGKKWKFAIQNPAPRYLICNADESEPGTFKDRVLLERDPHLLIEGMIISAYALGANQAFIYIRGEYPAAYYILKDAIEEAKKKGFLGKDILGSGFDLEIYVAKGAGAYICGEESALIESLEGKRGFPRTKPPFPVQYGLFGRPTVVNNVETLCNIPFIIKLGWEDYRYIGPSDYPGPKLFPVSGKVKKPGVYELPMNTTLREVVYKYAGGTINNKKVKAVFSGALDCFSADELDTPMDYSPLGFGGTGTVIVLTEEDSIVEMCLKVAEFYAHESCGQCTPCRVGTYEQANLLEKIMKGTATERDWEGFDFVNSYIQPTSICGLGAVAGRLIRQTMKKFPEEWEKLRKLVSV; via the coding sequence ATGAGGTCCTATCCCGTTACGCCTAACATATACGCAGAGACAACCCTTGACATGCTCCTAAGAAGAGCAAAAAAGCCAAGGGTGCATCTTATAGAAGAATACCTGAAGGATGGTGGCTATCAGGCGCTTGAGAAAGCCATCAACATGTCGCCCGAGGAGATAGTGGACTGGGTGGATAAAAGTCAGCTAAGAGGTCGTGGTGGTGCGGGTTTCCCCACAGGGAAAAAGTGGAAGTTTGCCATTCAAAACCCAGCCCCCAGGTATCTTATATGCAACGCAGATGAGTCCGAGCCGGGGACCTTCAAGGATAGGGTGCTTCTTGAAAGAGACCCACATCTTCTCATAGAAGGTATGATCATATCAGCTTATGCTCTGGGAGCAAACCAAGCCTTTATCTATATCAGAGGAGAGTATCCAGCAGCCTATTACATACTAAAAGACGCCATAGAGGAAGCTAAAAAGAAGGGCTTTTTGGGAAAGGACATTCTGGGAAGCGGTTTTGACCTTGAGATATATGTAGCAAAGGGTGCAGGTGCTTATATATGCGGTGAGGAGAGCGCTCTTATAGAGTCCTTAGAAGGTAAAAGAGGCTTTCCAAGGACTAAACCACCTTTTCCTGTGCAGTACGGTCTTTTTGGAAGACCTACCGTGGTAAACAATGTAGAGACGCTCTGCAACATACCCTTTATCATTAAACTTGGATGGGAAGACTACAGGTACATAGGACCCAGCGATTATCCAGGTCCCAAGCTCTTTCCTGTAAGTGGTAAAGTCAAAAAGCCTGGTGTTTACGAGCTTCCCATGAACACCACCTTAAGGGAAGTAGTTTACAAGTATGCAGGAGGAACTATAAACAACAAGAAGGTAAAGGCGGTATTTTCGGGTGCGCTTGATTGCTTTTCCGCTGATGAGTTGGACACTCCTATGGACTATTCACCTCTGGGCTTTGGTGGGACAGGCACAGTCATAGTGCTGACAGAAGAAGACAGTATAGTGGAAATGTGTCTCAAGGTGGCTGAATTTTATGCTCACGAAAGCTGCGGTCAGTGCACACCTTGTAGAGTGGGCACATACGAACAAGCCAACTTACTTGAGAAAATAATGAAAGGTACAGCCACCGAAAGAGATTGGGAAGGCTTTGATTTTGTGAATAGCTATATACAGCCCACTTCCATATGCGGTTTGGGTGCAGTAGCAGGAAGACTCATAAGACAAACTATGAAGAAGTTTCCAGAAGAATGGGAAAAGTTAAGAAAGTTAGTTTCTGTGTAG
- the tkt gene encoding transketolase: MNRDDTVINTIRFLSVDQVERAKSGHPGMPLGASHIAYLIFDRFLKFNPKDPNWINRDRFVLSAGHASAMLYSLLFVMGYDINLEDLKSFRQLNSRTPGHPERHLTPGVEATTGPLGQGIGNAVGMAIAEKYLSNFFNREGFPIIDHYTFALVSDGDLMEGVSCEVGQLAGHLKLGKLIVIWDNNGVSIDGPTSLAWSEDVLKRFSAFGWHVAHIEDGYNLDELERAIKSAMEEKERPSFISVRTHLGYGSPKQDDASVHGAPLGKELALETKRRFGWSEEEFYVPEEVYNYRKEKIEKGLKAQEEWNRLFEEYRRAYPDLAQKLLKAFKGDWGEDYKIHIPVFTEPMATRQASGKLLNAIAKHIPTMIGGSADLSESNNTYLHGMGDFLAENPLGRNIHYGVREHAMGTILNGMAYHGGVLPYGGTFLIFSDYMRPSIRLAAMSGLQVIYVFTHDSVGLGEDGPTHQPIEQLCSLRLIPNLWVLRPADANEVGIAWDMAIQRKDGPVAIVLSRQKLPIIDRNRYAFYENARRGAYIIADTQGTPDLIIFASGSEVHPSLSAKHILEEEGIKVRVVNVLSFEVFELQKEDYKEYVLSPQVKRRVAVEAGRGLCWYKYVGMDGLVISMEEFGKSAPGDVLMDHFGFTGKKIAQRIKEFYFKQ, encoded by the coding sequence ATGAACAGGGATGATACTGTCATAAACACTATACGGTTTCTCAGCGTTGACCAGGTAGAAAGAGCCAAGTCAGGACACCCAGGAATGCCACTGGGTGCCTCCCACATAGCTTACCTCATCTTTGACAGATTTTTAAAGTTTAATCCCAAGGACCCTAATTGGATAAACAGAGACAGGTTTGTCCTTTCTGCAGGGCACGCAAGTGCCATGCTTTACTCTTTACTTTTTGTTATGGGCTATGATATTAACCTTGAAGACTTAAAGTCCTTTAGACAGTTAAATAGCAGAACGCCGGGGCATCCAGAGAGACACCTAACCCCGGGTGTAGAGGCAACCACTGGACCTCTCGGTCAAGGCATTGGCAACGCAGTAGGTATGGCTATTGCGGAGAAGTATCTGTCTAACTTCTTCAACAGAGAAGGTTTCCCCATAATAGACCACTACACCTTTGCCTTAGTAAGCGATGGAGACCTTATGGAGGGAGTCTCCTGTGAGGTGGGACAGCTGGCAGGACACCTCAAACTCGGCAAACTTATAGTCATCTGGGATAACAATGGAGTGTCCATAGATGGACCCACATCTCTTGCTTGGTCGGAGGATGTGTTAAAGAGATTTTCAGCTTTTGGCTGGCATGTGGCTCACATAGAGGACGGCTACAACCTGGATGAGTTAGAAAGAGCCATAAAGTCTGCCATGGAGGAAAAAGAAAGACCATCTTTTATCTCCGTCAGAACCCACTTAGGTTATGGCAGTCCAAAGCAGGACGATGCCAGTGTGCATGGTGCTCCATTGGGCAAAGAATTAGCTCTTGAAACCAAGCGAAGGTTTGGCTGGAGCGAAGAGGAGTTTTATGTGCCTGAGGAAGTATACAACTACAGAAAAGAGAAGATAGAAAAAGGATTGAAAGCACAAGAGGAGTGGAACAGACTCTTTGAGGAGTACAGAAGGGCTTACCCGGACTTGGCTCAGAAGCTTTTAAAAGCTTTCAAAGGGGATTGGGGGGAGGATTACAAAATTCACATACCAGTATTTACAGAGCCAATGGCTACCAGACAAGCAAGCGGTAAGCTTCTAAATGCTATAGCCAAGCACATTCCCACTATGATAGGTGGCTCTGCTGACCTTTCCGAGTCCAACAACACCTACCTTCATGGTATGGGAGACTTTCTTGCTGAGAATCCTTTGGGGAGAAACATACACTACGGAGTGAGAGAACACGCCATGGGCACCATACTAAATGGCATGGCTTATCACGGAGGAGTACTGCCTTACGGAGGTACTTTTCTGATATTCTCCGATTACATGAGACCCAGCATCAGGCTTGCTGCCATGTCAGGACTGCAGGTTATATATGTCTTTACGCACGACTCTGTAGGTTTGGGAGAGGATGGTCCAACGCACCAACCCATAGAACAGCTTTGCTCCCTGAGACTCATACCAAACCTGTGGGTTTTAAGACCAGCTGATGCCAACGAAGTAGGTATAGCTTGGGACATGGCTATTCAAAGAAAGGATGGACCAGTAGCTATAGTGCTCTCAAGACAAAAACTTCCCATAATAGATAGAAACAGATACGCATTCTACGAGAATGCAAGGAGGGGAGCTTACATAATTGCAGACACGCAGGGCACGCCTGACCTTATCATATTTGCCAGCGGTTCGGAGGTTCACCCTTCTCTGTCTGCCAAGCACATATTGGAAGAGGAGGGTATAAAAGTGAGAGTTGTAAATGTCCTATCCTTTGAAGTTTTTGAACTGCAAAAGGAAGATTACAAAGAGTATGTCCTATCACCACAGGTCAAAAGGAGGGTGGCTGTTGAAGCCGGAAGAGGACTTTGCTGGTACAAGTATGTGGGGATGGATGGACTTGTTATCAGCATGGAGGAGTTTGGAAAATCCGCACCTGGAGATGTTCTTATGGATCACTTTGGGTTTACAGGTAAGAAGATAGCTCAGAGAATAAAGGAGTTTTACTTTAAACAATAG
- a CDS encoding hydrolase → MSLEKFFLNRENSLFVIIDIQEKLAKVMERRESVIENVLHLIELSKLLSIPVVLTEQYPKGLGQTVEAIRNAIAEYKPIEKMSFNCCDEEKFLEAIESYGRKNIVLTGMETHICVLQTALGLLKRGYNVHVVADGVCSRSYENHLTGLEFMRDAGAVITCTETVLFQHLGVAGTPEFKVISQRIK, encoded by the coding sequence ATGAGCTTAGAAAAGTTTTTCCTAAACAGGGAGAACAGTCTTTTTGTCATCATAGACATTCAAGAGAAACTTGCCAAAGTGATGGAAAGAAGGGAGAGCGTAATTGAGAATGTGCTCCACCTTATAGAACTCTCAAAGCTCCTCTCTATTCCGGTAGTCCTTACCGAGCAGTATCCAAAGGGATTGGGACAGACAGTTGAAGCAATAAGGAACGCTATTGCTGAGTATAAACCTATTGAAAAAATGAGCTTTAACTGTTGCGACGAGGAGAAGTTTCTTGAGGCAATAGAGAGCTACGGAAGGAAAAATATAGTCCTTACAGGTATGGAAACCCACATATGCGTCCTCCAGACTGCCTTGGGTCTCCTTAAAAGAGGTTATAATGTGCATGTAGTTGCGGATGGCGTATGCTCACGCTCTTATGAAAATCACCTTACAGGTCTTGAGTTTATGAGAGATGCGGGTGCGGTGATAACTTGCACAGAAACGGTGCTCTTTCAGCACCTTGGAGTTGCAGGAACTCCAGAGTTCAAAGTCATATCACAGCGCATAAAGTGA
- the ahcY gene encoding adenosylhomocysteinase: MEYHIKDISLKEEGKKRIEWAEKDMPVLRSIRERFSKEKPLKGVKISACLHVTTETANLIITLKEGGAEVYLTASNPLSTQDYVASALVAYYGVPVFAIKGEDTQTYYQHLREVIKREPDIVIDDGADLISTLHKEYSDIAQRVLGGMEETTTGVIRLKAMAKEGVLKFPIIAVNDAYTKHMFDNRYGTGQSTIDAIMRATNKLIAGSNFVVAGYGWCGKGIAQRARGMGATVIVTEVDPIKALEAKMDGFIVMPMIEAAKMGDFFVTVTGNTSVIREEHFQVMKDGAIISNAGHFNVEIDIPALERLSVGKREVRSFVEEYQLADGRRIYLLAQGRLVNLASAEGHPASVMDMSFANQALCAEYILKNHHKLQKDVYRVPESIDRQIAHLKLKSMGVEIDSLTSEQVKYLSSWEVGT, encoded by the coding sequence ATGGAATATCACATCAAAGACATAAGTCTTAAGGAAGAGGGAAAGAAAAGGATTGAGTGGGCTGAAAAAGACATGCCTGTACTCAGAAGCATAAGGGAGAGATTCTCAAAAGAGAAGCCTCTCAAAGGAGTAAAAATATCGGCGTGTCTTCATGTGACTACCGAGACGGCAAATCTCATCATCACTTTAAAGGAAGGTGGTGCGGAGGTTTATCTTACTGCCTCCAATCCCCTTTCTACTCAGGACTATGTAGCATCAGCTTTGGTGGCATACTACGGTGTGCCTGTCTTTGCCATAAAGGGTGAAGATACACAGACTTACTACCAGCACTTGCGTGAGGTGATAAAAAGAGAGCCTGACATAGTAATAGATGATGGTGCGGACCTTATCTCAACTCTTCATAAGGAGTATTCAGATATAGCACAGAGAGTTTTGGGAGGGATGGAAGAGACCACCACAGGTGTCATAAGGCTCAAGGCTATGGCAAAAGAGGGGGTTTTGAAGTTTCCCATAATAGCTGTCAATGATGCTTACACCAAGCACATGTTTGATAACAGATACGGAACCGGTCAATCCACCATAGATGCCATCATGAGAGCTACCAACAAACTCATAGCTGGCTCCAACTTTGTAGTGGCAGGTTACGGTTGGTGCGGTAAAGGTATAGCACAGAGGGCAAGAGGTATGGGGGCAACGGTGATAGTCACAGAAGTTGACCCCATAAAAGCTCTTGAGGCAAAAATGGATGGATTTATAGTGATGCCTATGATAGAAGCCGCTAAAATGGGAGACTTTTTTGTGACAGTCACAGGCAACACATCCGTCATAAGGGAGGAACATTTTCAAGTGATGAAAGATGGTGCCATAATCTCCAACGCAGGACACTTTAATGTAGAGATAGACATTCCTGCTCTTGAGAGGCTAAGCGTAGGCAAAAGGGAAGTGAGAAGTTTTGTGGAGGAGTACCAGCTTGCCGACGGAAGGAGGATTTATCTCCTTGCACAGGGAAGGCTCGTAAACCTTGCCAGCGCCGAAGGACATCCTGCATCAGTGATGGACATGTCCTTTGCCAATCAGGCTCTCTGTGCGGAGTATATACTTAAAAATCACCATAAGCTGCAGAAGGATGTGTACAGAGTGCCCGAGTCCATAGACAGGCAAATAGCTCACTTGAAGCTAAAAAGTATGGGTGTAGAGATAGATAGCCTTACGTCGGAACAAGTTAAATACCTGTCATCGTGGGAGGTTGGCACATGA
- the pth gene encoding aminoacyl-tRNA hydrolase produces the protein MIKLLVGLGNPGKKYQHTRHNVGFMVIDELAKKLKLREYREECLSHLYRARIGGRDVLLAKPQTYMNNSGLAVINLLEEYSILPDEMIVVYDDLDLPLGRIRLRLEGSSGGHHGIESIIREVKTEKFPRLKVGIGRPKDKNQVVSYVLSPFSEDEQTLLYRVLERSRECLIRCVEFSPEDAMNFCNSPIV, from the coding sequence ATGATAAAACTTCTTGTAGGTCTTGGAAATCCCGGTAAAAAGTACCAGCATACTCGCCATAATGTGGGTTTTATGGTGATAGACGAGCTGGCAAAGAAACTGAAGCTAAGAGAATACAGAGAGGAATGCCTTTCACATCTTTACAGGGCAAGAATAGGCGGAAGGGATGTTCTGCTGGCAAAACCACAAACTTATATGAACAACTCGGGACTTGCAGTGATTAACCTGCTTGAAGAGTACAGTATCTTGCCTGACGAGATGATAGTTGTATACGATGACTTGGACTTACCTCTGGGGAGGATAAGGCTGAGGTTAGAGGGCAGTAGCGGTGGGCACCACGGTATAGAATCCATCATAAGGGAGGTAAAAACCGAAAAGTTCCCCAGGCTTAAGGTAGGTATAGGCAGACCAAAGGACAAAAATCAGGTGGTCAGTTATGTTCTATCTCCCTTCAGTGAGGATGAGCAGACTCTACTTTACAGGGTGCTGGAGCGCTCAAGAGAGTGCCTCATAAGATGCGTAGAGTTTTCTCCAGAGGACGCCATGAACTTCTGCAACTCTCCTATTGTTTAA
- a CDS encoding 50S ribosomal protein L11 methyltransferase has translation MIYTRYIYSLEEEEFYQFLADQPQGVEVIRRQDNRVEFATYTELKWLKPLKVEKIKVKPPESFLRPIRIRSFLIVPPNMKTLIINPGMAFGTGLHPSTQLSLMLIEEFFKRGWSAIDVGCGSGILAFALKKLSARKVLAIDIDERAIEECEKNASLNRLKITCLKAKPEDIKESFDFLVANLELSIFKREIDHIKPLFKKLAIFSGIYGKEELEEFLFFLADLRVVKIKKLKGWYAVVVKR, from the coding sequence GTGATATACACAAGATACATATACTCCTTGGAGGAGGAAGAATTTTACCAATTTTTGGCAGACCAGCCACAAGGTGTAGAAGTCATAAGAAGGCAAGATAACAGGGTAGAATTTGCCACTTACACAGAGTTAAAGTGGCTAAAGCCCCTAAAGGTTGAAAAGATAAAAGTAAAACCACCCGAGAGCTTTTTAAGACCCATACGCATAAGAAGCTTTCTTATAGTGCCACCTAACATGAAAACACTGATCATAAATCCGGGAATGGCTTTTGGCACAGGACTTCATCCCTCAACGCAGCTAAGCCTTATGCTTATAGAGGAGTTCTTTAAAAGAGGATGGAGTGCCATAGATGTAGGTTGTGGTAGCGGTATACTTGCTTTTGCTCTGAAAAAACTATCTGCCAGAAAGGTTTTAGCTATAGATATAGATGAGAGAGCTATAGAGGAGTGTGAGAAAAATGCAAGTCTTAACCGTCTCAAAATAACCTGCCTTAAAGCAAAGCCGGAAGATATAAAGGAAAGCTTTGACTTTTTGGTAGCTAATCTTGAACTGAGTATATTCAAAAGGGAGATAGACCATATAAAGCCTCTGTTTAAAAAGCTTGCCATTTTTTCGGGCATATATGGAAAAGAGGAGCTGGAGGAGTTTTTGTTTTTTTTGGCGGATCTGAGGGTGGTTAAAATAAAGAAGTTGAAAGGTTGGTATGCCGTGGTGGTAAAAAGATGA
- the nuoE gene encoding NADH-quinone oxidoreductase subunit NuoE, with the protein MLEESLLEKLKQHAEYFPKREQAILLCLHEVQNHYGHIPEFALEEVAKILDLPLNHVENVVSFYDMFDRGEPARHRIRVCVSVVCHLMGKDKLIKALRELLNIDFGQVTKDGRFKLLAVQCLGACSEAPFFMVDEDAYKFENKEKLNEVLSRYA; encoded by the coding sequence ATGCTGGAAGAAAGCCTTCTGGAAAAGCTCAAGCAGCATGCGGAATACTTTCCCAAAAGGGAGCAGGCTATACTTCTCTGTCTTCATGAGGTTCAAAACCACTACGGACACATTCCAGAATTTGCTCTTGAAGAGGTGGCAAAGATCCTTGACTTGCCTCTCAATCATGTGGAAAATGTGGTGTCCTTTTACGATATGTTTGATAGAGGAGAGCCTGCAAGACACAGGATAAGAGTCTGCGTAAGTGTTGTTTGCCATCTTATGGGTAAGGACAAACTTATAAAAGCTTTAAGGGAGCTTTTAAACATAGACTTTGGGCAGGTTACAAAAGACGGGCGATTTAAGCTTTTGGCGGTTCAATGCTTGGGAGCATGCTCAGAAGCTCCCTTTTTCATGGTAGACGAAGACGCTTATAAGTTTGAAAACAAGGAGAAGTTAAATGAGGTCCTATCCCGTTACGCCTAA
- a CDS encoding M23 family metallopeptidase: MKYRKYKIERKTDKKPRSRKFIKLLLLLGVFGFVLYITFQLFVQKPQLENLEALAKIPVQKDITLKLKGSPNVKLVKVKLIQGEKEFILYEGKPSKDGKVYLSISPKKMGIEDGKGQVLISLRYGLFGRETYRVSTFIDTQPPKIEPLSYTEYVVQGGAGAVKVRVKDGTQAFVYVGSDRYPMYRLEKGYFFTLFPIRVDQDPSTPIKVVAYDDAGNVSELLLKTKIAKVNFRIDKIRLTEEFIDKVIIPLLGKHLPPKEAFKEVNEMWRNRDVEKLKKIGSVSEGKKLWQGNFLQLPNSKVISTFGDIRYYYYQGEEVSTSRHMGYDFASFEKALIPASNDGIVVFTGSLGIYGNAIIIDHGFGLMSLYGHLSEIKVKKGELVKKGEIIGNTGNTGLALGDHLHFGVLVHGIEVNPKEWLDARWIKTRIERVLDAQ; this comes from the coding sequence ATGAAGTACAGAAAGTATAAGATAGAGAGAAAGACAGATAAGAAGCCAAGGAGTAGGAAGTTTATAAAGTTGTTATTGCTTTTAGGTGTTTTTGGCTTTGTTCTTTACATTACTTTCCAGCTTTTTGTCCAAAAACCGCAGTTGGAAAACTTGGAGGCTCTTGCAAAAATACCCGTTCAAAAGGACATTACGCTAAAGCTTAAAGGATCACCTAATGTAAAGCTGGTGAAGGTAAAGCTGATCCAAGGAGAGAAAGAGTTCATACTCTACGAGGGTAAACCTTCAAAAGATGGCAAGGTATATCTGAGTATATCTCCGAAGAAGATGGGAATTGAGGATGGTAAAGGGCAGGTGCTCATCAGCCTAAGATACGGACTCTTTGGCAGAGAAACTTACCGAGTTAGTACCTTTATAGACACTCAACCACCAAAAATAGAGCCTTTAAGCTACACCGAGTATGTGGTGCAGGGAGGAGCAGGTGCTGTAAAAGTCAGAGTAAAAGATGGTACTCAAGCTTTTGTGTATGTGGGAAGTGATAGATATCCCATGTACCGGCTGGAAAAAGGCTACTTTTTTACGCTGTTTCCTATAAGGGTAGACCAAGACCCTTCTACGCCCATTAAAGTGGTAGCTTACGACGATGCAGGTAATGTCTCTGAACTGCTTTTGAAGACAAAAATAGCAAAGGTTAATTTTAGGATAGATAAAATACGGCTAACGGAGGAGTTTATAGACAAGGTTATAATACCGCTTCTTGGGAAGCATCTTCCACCAAAAGAAGCCTTTAAAGAAGTTAATGAAATGTGGAGGAACAGAGATGTAGAAAAATTAAAAAAGATAGGCTCTGTGAGCGAAGGGAAAAAGCTTTGGCAGGGGAACTTTTTACAGCTTCCTAACAGCAAGGTCATCTCCACCTTTGGGGATATAAGGTATTACTACTACCAAGGGGAGGAAGTAAGCACCAGCAGACACATGGGCTACGACTTTGCATCCTTTGAAAAGGCTCTCATCCCTGCCAGCAACGACGGTATAGTTGTCTTTACAGGAAGCTTAGGTATATACGGGAATGCCATCATAATAGACCACGGCTTTGGTCTTATGAGTTTGTATGGGCACCTTTCGGAGATTAAAGTGAAGAAGGGGGAGTTGGTAAAGAAGGGTGAAATTATAGGAAATACGGGTAATACGGGTTTAGCCTTGGGCGACCATCTGCACTTTGGCGTGCTGGTGCATGGCATTGAGGTAAATCCAAAGGAGTGGCTTGATGCAAGATGGATAAAAACGAGAATAGAAAGAGTGCTTGATGCGCAGTAG
- a CDS encoding uracil-DNA glycosylase, producing the protein MDRRILATIKSLEEIGIAEIYGFKEQKSKPDKRRMLHELYETLSKEKKCILYEGSSGYVFGDGNPDSAVVFVGEAPGEEEDKQKKPFVGKAGKYLNAKLQEVGMRREDVYITNVVKSRPPGNRKPTKEEMLSCLPYLRKEIEIIKPKLIVCLGSTALEGLLGKALPITKYRGQVFEYPYSRNIKVLLTYHPAYVLRNPSADREFMEDMKKVKALLGIIF; encoded by the coding sequence GTGGATAGAAGGATTCTTGCAACAATAAAGTCTCTTGAGGAAATAGGAATAGCAGAGATTTACGGTTTTAAAGAGCAAAAAAGCAAACCAGATAAAAGAAGGATGCTCCATGAGCTTTATGAAACTTTAAGCAAAGAGAAAAAGTGCATACTTTACGAGGGTAGCAGTGGATACGTTTTTGGTGATGGGAATCCAGACTCGGCGGTGGTTTTTGTGGGAGAAGCTCCTGGTGAGGAAGAGGACAAACAGAAGAAACCTTTTGTAGGGAAGGCTGGCAAGTATTTAAATGCCAAACTCCAAGAGGTGGGGATGAGACGAGAGGATGTATACATCACCAATGTGGTAAAGTCAAGACCTCCCGGCAACAGAAAGCCTACAAAGGAGGAGATGCTCAGCTGCCTTCCTTATCTGAGAAAGGAGATAGAGATAATAAAGCCCAAGCTCATAGTGTGCCTGGGGTCTACTGCCCTTGAGGGTCTTCTTGGAAAGGCTCTTCCAATAACCAAGTATCGCGGACAGGTATTTGAGTATCCCTATAGCAGAAACATAAAGGTGTTGCTTACATATCACCCCGCCTATGTGCTTAGAAATCCCTCAGCGGACAGGGAATTTATGGAGGACATGAAAAAAGTAAAGGCACTCTTAGGTATAATTTTTTAG
- a CDS encoding 2Fe-2S iron-sulfur cluster-binding protein — protein sequence MEKKVKIVIDGREIEAQEGQTLLEVALKEGISIPYFCYHPKLKIIGACRMCIVYNEKTGRLITSCNTRVEDGMIISTQHQLVKNNQRYLLQAFMTRHPLDCPICDKAGECDLQNYGALFGPQRQIVPVSALEKERHYIDWESDFLEYYTNRCVVCYRCTRVCDDVNGARALYVEERGFHTNIVPTVRPIDTSSCEMCGLCVHVCPVGAIISKPFKYWTRSWLLKREITVCSVCPVGCQVQVEYGIGDWRSKEKVYRTKPTDDLEICAKTFFGYDALNRDRLLKPHRYGKEESIGNVINHLAYMLKSKGEETAILLSSYLSNEVLGVLKEVATRVGAYITSPLTVDFYAFLEGYGDYTPLHLEDIKGADHYVLVGDDITSSAPVLSYYIKGKVYKYGRTYKDAKLKPINLEGLDHLPGGGIIIVNTTGMACEEARNLGAKIKRISEEKGYRVLILHRDANYLGVYGIFGRDMLSDLGSIMEEVRERRIKNLLVFGEDLPDYYQEEDIQEIFRKLENLVVFSPFADGLARWASIAVPMNLYGEAQGNFHTLKGLRSSKRFLPWSFDERSFYEELLKSLPQEFKEVKVLRGKNPTLRRHLHIYRSNWITDRSENLTKLYEKNAKAVSFAS from the coding sequence ATGGAGAAGAAGGTAAAGATAGTTATAGATGGAAGAGAGATAGAAGCTCAGGAAGGGCAAACCCTCTTGGAAGTTGCTCTAAAGGAAGGTATAAGCATACCTTACTTTTGCTATCACCCAAAGCTTAAGATCATAGGTGCCTGTAGAATGTGCATAGTCTATAACGAAAAGACGGGAAGACTGATAACCTCCTGCAACACAAGGGTGGAAGATGGCATGATCATATCCACTCAGCACCAGCTGGTTAAAAACAATCAGAGGTATCTGCTTCAGGCTTTTATGACAAGACATCCCCTTGACTGTCCTATATGCGATAAGGCAGGAGAGTGTGACCTTCAGAATTACGGTGCGCTCTTTGGACCCCAAAGACAGATAGTGCCAGTATCTGCCCTTGAAAAGGAAAGACACTACATAGATTGGGAGAGTGATTTTCTTGAGTATTACACCAACAGGTGTGTGGTGTGTTATAGATGCACAAGAGTGTGCGATGATGTAAACGGAGCGCGCGCCCTTTATGTTGAAGAGAGAGGCTTTCATACCAATATAGTGCCTACCGTAAGACCCATAGACACATCCTCCTGTGAGATGTGCGGTCTTTGTGTGCATGTCTGCCCAGTTGGAGCCATCATCTCCAAACCTTTCAAGTACTGGACGAGAAGCTGGCTTTTGAAAAGAGAAATAACTGTTTGCAGTGTGTGTCCTGTGGGATGCCAGGTGCAGGTGGAGTATGGCATAGGCGACTGGAGGTCAAAGGAGAAGGTTTACAGAACCAAGCCTACGGATGACCTTGAAATATGCGCAAAAACTTTCTTTGGCTACGATGCACTAAACAGGGATAGACTCTTAAAACCTCACAGATACGGAAAGGAAGAGAGCATAGGGAATGTAATAAACCATCTTGCCTACATGCTGAAAAGCAAAGGAGAAGAAACAGCTATTTTACTCTCTTCTTATCTGAGCAACGAAGTTTTAGGTGTGCTAAAAGAAGTAGCTACGAGGGTGGGTGCTTACATAACATCACCTCTAACGGTGGACTTTTATGCCTTCTTGGAGGGCTACGGTGATTATACGCCTCTGCACTTGGAGGACATAAAAGGAGCGGACCACTATGTGCTTGTGGGTGATGACATTACCTCCAGTGCACCAGTCCTCTCTTACTACATAAAAGGCAAAGTTTATAAGTATGGCAGGACATACAAAGATGCCAAGCTAAAACCAATAAACTTAGAAGGACTTGACCATCTCCCCGGAGGGGGCATCATAATAGTAAATACAACAGGGATGGCTTGCGAGGAGGCCAGAAACCTCGGAGCCAAGATAAAGAGAATATCTGAGGAGAAAGGCTATCGGGTGCTTATCCTTCATAGAGATGCCAATTACTTGGGAGTTTATGGCATTTTTGGCAGAGATATGCTTTCTGACCTGGGGAGTATAATGGAGGAGGTTAGAGAGAGGAGGATAAAAAACCTCTTGGTGTTTGGTGAAGACCTCCCTGACTATTATCAAGAAGAGGATATTCAGGAGATTTTTAGAAAGCTTGAAAACTTGGTAGTCTTTTCACCCTTTGCGGATGGACTTGCCAGATGGGCAAGCATTGCTGTGCCTATGAATCTTTACGGTGAAGCACAGGGAAATTTCCATACCCTTAAGGGTTTGAGAAGCTCCAAGAGATTCCTTCCCTGGTCCTTTGATGAAAGGAGCTTTTACGAAGAGCTTTTAAAATCTCTGCCTCAGGAGTTTAAAGAAGTAAAGGTTTTAAGGGGCAAAAACCCCACACTACGCAGACATCTCCACATATACAGAAGCAACTGGATAACCGATAGAAGCGAAAATCTCACAAAACTTTACGAAAAAAACGCCAAAGCTGTATCTTTTGCATCTTAA